In Nocardia sp. NBC_00403, one DNA window encodes the following:
- a CDS encoding sensor histidine kinase: MKRGQLRIYLGAAPGVGKTFAMLGEAHRRLERGRDVVAAVVETHGRAKTAELLAGIERIPPLMIEYRGSSFPELDVAAVLRRHPAVVLVDELAHTNAPGSKHEKRWQDIEELLDAGMDVISTVNVQHLESLNDVVEQITGIQQRETVPDAVVRSADQVELVDITPEALRRRLSHGNVYAAEKVDAALRNYFRPGNLTALRELALLWLADQVDSALAKYRADHKITELWEARERVVVAVTGGPESETVVRRASRIATKSSAELVLVHVVRGDGLVGVSTERMARLRELAASLDASLHTVTGDNVPTALLEFAREVNATQLVLGTSRRSRWARIFDEGIGSSVVQQSGRIDVHMVTHEEANRGLRWRSFWPRQPVLAWLAAVLVPAIVCGVSAAFLDGMLELGGLSAMFFIGVVAVALLGGVVPAAFSALFSGLLLNWFFADPRYSLTIAEPDSFVTVVVLLIVAVAVAALVDVAAKRTRQARKASRQAQLLTMFAGAVLHGADLPNLLEQVRETFGLRAVSMVSGSQVVAEVGVEPPQRVADAETAIEAGDTTSWLLLAGRTLDAGDRPVLHAVANQAAGLVRQSRLAEEASASAALLEADRLRRALLSAVSHDLRTPLAGAKAAVSSLRSDDIEFSPEDTTELLETIEESVDQLTALVGNLLDSSRLAVGVITPQMRRVYMDEVAHRALVSVGMGTRGLRRAAMDRVKVEVGEVSVLADSGLLERVLANLIDNALRHSPRDTPVRVTAESTGDGVSIAVIDAGPGVPAGTEEQLFEPFQRLGDRDNTTGVGLGLSVVRGFVEAMGGTVHAEPTPGGGLTMVVDLSSDADTTGPPQHAAFAGRTAVEHSDSRPAQPTSTPGPGASADRAVAGRSADADSTSEVGVPRRDPLHAEPTMNVGSGVRVDPVTDDRGPGDPPADRTTDHRLATRIDAPADDHEAGGR; the protein is encoded by the coding sequence GTGAAACGCGGGCAACTTCGCATCTACCTCGGTGCGGCACCAGGAGTCGGCAAAACCTTCGCCATGCTCGGCGAGGCTCACCGGCGGCTCGAACGCGGTCGCGACGTGGTAGCTGCGGTAGTCGAGACCCATGGTCGGGCCAAGACCGCGGAGTTGCTGGCGGGCATCGAGCGGATACCGCCCTTGATGATCGAATATCGCGGGTCGAGCTTCCCCGAACTCGATGTGGCGGCGGTGCTGCGCAGGCATCCCGCGGTGGTGCTGGTCGACGAGTTGGCGCACACCAATGCACCGGGCAGCAAGCACGAAAAGCGCTGGCAGGACATCGAGGAGTTGCTCGATGCCGGCATGGACGTCATCTCGACGGTCAATGTTCAGCACTTGGAGAGCCTCAACGATGTCGTCGAACAGATCACCGGCATCCAGCAGCGCGAAACGGTGCCCGATGCGGTGGTGCGGAGCGCAGACCAGGTCGAACTTGTGGATATTACGCCAGAGGCACTGCGGCGCAGGCTGTCTCACGGCAACGTCTATGCCGCGGAGAAGGTGGACGCGGCGTTGCGCAATTACTTCCGTCCCGGCAACCTCACCGCACTGCGCGAACTCGCGCTGCTGTGGCTCGCCGACCAGGTCGACTCGGCGCTCGCGAAGTACCGCGCCGATCACAAGATCACCGAGTTGTGGGAGGCCCGCGAACGCGTCGTCGTCGCGGTGACCGGTGGTCCGGAGTCGGAGACCGTGGTGCGCCGGGCAAGTCGCATTGCCACCAAGTCGAGCGCCGAACTCGTGCTAGTGCACGTCGTGCGCGGCGATGGGTTGGTGGGGGTTTCGACCGAGCGGATGGCACGGTTACGCGAGCTTGCCGCCAGTCTCGACGCCAGTCTGCACACCGTGACCGGTGACAACGTGCCGACGGCACTGCTGGAATTCGCGCGCGAGGTGAACGCAACCCAGTTGGTGCTCGGCACCTCCCGGCGTTCGCGGTGGGCGCGCATCTTCGACGAAGGCATCGGGTCGTCGGTAGTGCAGCAGTCGGGCCGGATCGACGTGCACATGGTGACGCACGAGGAGGCCAATCGTGGCCTGCGCTGGCGCTCGTTCTGGCCGCGTCAACCGGTCCTCGCCTGGCTCGCCGCGGTGCTGGTGCCCGCCATCGTGTGTGGGGTCAGCGCCGCGTTCCTCGACGGCATGCTCGAGCTCGGTGGTCTGAGCGCGATGTTCTTCATCGGCGTCGTCGCCGTTGCGCTGTTGGGAGGCGTTGTCCCAGCGGCATTTTCGGCGCTGTTCTCCGGTTTGCTGTTGAACTGGTTCTTCGCCGATCCCCGCTACAGCCTCACCATCGCCGAACCCGACAGTTTCGTCACCGTGGTGGTACTGCTCATCGTCGCGGTCGCGGTGGCGGCACTCGTCGATGTGGCGGCGAAGCGAACCCGGCAGGCGCGTAAGGCTTCCCGGCAGGCCCAGCTGCTGACGATGTTTGCGGGCGCTGTCCTGCACGGCGCGGATCTGCCCAACCTGCTCGAGCAGGTCCGGGAGACCTTCGGCCTGCGCGCGGTCAGCATGGTCTCCGGCAGCCAGGTGGTCGCCGAGGTCGGCGTCGAGCCGCCGCAGCGGGTTGCCGATGCCGAGACCGCGATCGAGGCGGGCGACACCACCAGTTGGTTGCTGCTCGCAGGCAGAACGCTCGACGCGGGCGACCGGCCGGTGCTGCACGCGGTCGCCAACCAGGCCGCGGGATTGGTCCGCCAGTCCCGGCTCGCCGAGGAGGCGAGTGCGTCGGCTGCGCTGCTGGAGGCCGATCGATTGCGGCGAGCGCTACTGTCCGCGGTCAGTCACGACCTGCGTACGCCGCTGGCCGGGGCCAAAGCCGCCGTCTCCAGCCTGCGTAGTGACGACATCGAGTTCTCTCCGGAGGACACCACCGAATTGCTGGAAACCATCGAGGAATCGGTAGACCAGCTGACCGCGCTGGTCGGCAATCTGCTCGACTCGTCGCGACTGGCGGTCGGTGTGATCACCCCGCAAATGCGGCGGGTGTATATGGACGAGGTGGCGCACCGGGCACTGGTGAGCGTCGGGATGGGGACGCGCGGGCTGCGGCGCGCGGCGATGGATCGGGTGAAGGTGGAGGTCGGCGAGGTCTCGGTGCTGGCGGACAGCGGTCTGCTGGAACGGGTCCTTGCCAATCTGATCGACAACGCGCTGCGCCATTCGCCGCGCGACACCCCCGTGCGAGTGACCGCCGAAAGCACCGGTGACGGTGTCTCGATCGCGGTGATCGACGCCGGTCCCGGTGTGCCGGCCGGCACCGAGGAGCAGCTGTTCGAACCGTTCCAACGCCTCGGCGATCGGGACAACACCACCGGTGTCGGCCTCGGCCTTTCGGTGGTACGCGGATTCGTCGAGGCCATGGGCGGCACAGTGCACGCCGAACCGACTCCGGGCGGCGGATTGACGATGGTCGTCGACCTATCTTCCGACGCCGACACCACTGGGCCGCCGCAGCACGCCGCGTTTGCTGGGCGCACCGCGGTCGAGCACTCGGATTCCCGACCCGCCCAACCGACCTCGACGCCCGGGCCGGGTGCGTCCGCCGATCGAGCAGTGGCCGGGCGATCTGCGGATGCCGATTCGACATCCGAGGTCGGCGTGCCCAGACGCGATCCCTTGCATGCCGAGCCGACGATGAATGTCGGC
- a CDS encoding YbaB/EbfC family nucleoid-associated protein has protein sequence MDEWTHDGLRSVNNGLRNQVNDILDAYEQHQARVVEAYRQLETIRVQATSPDQLVVVTVDAQGVLSDVALTMAAMRTTPEQLGRSITEATQAAARAAQQRAEALIAETSAAADDMPDLPDIVPDAPSLRDIRAAFREAGETRAGD, from the coding sequence ATGGATGAGTGGACGCATGATGGCCTGCGCTCGGTCAACAATGGATTGCGCAACCAGGTCAACGACATCCTCGATGCCTACGAACAGCACCAGGCTCGGGTAGTCGAAGCGTATCGTCAGCTGGAAACCATACGCGTGCAAGCGACTTCACCCGACCAGCTGGTGGTGGTGACAGTGGATGCACAGGGCGTTCTCAGCGACGTAGCGCTGACGATGGCGGCGATGCGCACCACGCCCGAGCAGCTCGGCCGGTCCATCACCGAAGCGACACAGGCGGCGGCGCGTGCGGCGCAACAGCGGGCCGAGGCGCTGATCGCCGAGACCTCCGCCGCAGCCGACGACATGCCGGACCTCCCCGATATCGTCCCGGACGCACCGAGCCTGCGCGACATCCGTGCGGCCTTCCGCGAAGCCGGCGAGACCCGAGCGGGCGACTGA
- a CDS encoding FHA domain-containing protein, whose product MLPSGFPEPLVEAVLGPCPDGDPPAIRRVGDSWSATSEQCRTLAETYAAKADSTPSTISGEAGDGLAERYRQCAATLREHGDYCDSLARQSYEGANSIELGQLTWVGMGVVLVAQLAVDAMLLHVGAAKAVADRAAASAGWRAFLVKLLDKLTATGLTFTVTRSRMLITATVISGVLGAAAPLVAELKQIHDGNRKDLDVQPIVTYGVAGAAGGAGGAGLAIAVGPAVSRFVANRIHAAIPGTIVTTFLLGGAGGIGGAVAGTMAAAGVEAAYTGHFALPTRDEFLAGLVTGFVGGVVGGSAYALHAGNPHTPPPPPLAAPRQGGGPPPDPHGPARITADPENPSPPHPPPPRIDSREADGAGARNHGSDLRTSTPDEPHPPGARRPDTTTPEPAPRVSHRDPNDAHVQPGLKTVADDPTEPPAYNAPHRAQLADSPSGAPPQRPLAAADVTPLGPVRPESPSHSREPAVIPGVVGPAVHPPLPTSIPSHTPPDAPKVNHDSGSLPPASRPDRISHVASTDQRPHVGPPDRSPADPGGNHSSSGTRAESERPSLPGPRRDHGEFGDDAAGVAPHEPVANPEQRQDGVRLPDANADADGTIVQPGDSVLRPRPRGDESIPPRKPAERAEAPIRKDPSDASPPVHSPDQEPSGKTKTPWTKTEPAPKESSAASRTGPKSHDDPSDSPPAAARGRDTDHTPQRGDPNPPARDPDTAGLRRRSGSEDPDTAGLRRRSGSEDPDTAGLRRKPGPRDESDGEDVSVGDPEPDTVRKQRNVGEPVKMWLAGETLLTVPRGTEILIGAADPALAIKLRSRGVSGGHASIGVDHDGRTWIRDNGFAQGTRVNGRPIDPYQKVTVRHRDTIELGSNFGTVAHFEMRPVVDGIAAYDNTPAVQAALHDLGFVPQRIYDKVMAHLTEVTGGGIIIGDRLMTQLPGIEFTRTMGTFKDGRSWDEMLGVHFPGLRKIFVNAGPHTSSSVILHEFGHAVDAAYAGEGPPLSHREEWKAVHDALLAALRGKDGWNSYFDAPEEAFAEAFQAWRYGEEALRTFTVNRPDLAVQVRIYFDSAL is encoded by the coding sequence GTGCTGCCGTCCGGATTCCCTGAACCGCTGGTCGAGGCCGTCCTCGGCCCGTGCCCGGACGGCGACCCGCCGGCGATTCGACGCGTCGGTGACAGCTGGTCCGCCACCTCCGAACAATGCCGGACTTTGGCCGAGACCTACGCGGCGAAAGCTGATTCGACGCCGTCCACGATCAGCGGAGAAGCCGGCGACGGCCTCGCCGAGCGCTACCGGCAGTGCGCGGCCACCCTGCGAGAACACGGCGACTACTGCGACAGCCTGGCCCGGCAGTCCTACGAGGGCGCCAACTCCATCGAGTTGGGGCAGCTGACGTGGGTGGGCATGGGTGTGGTTCTGGTCGCGCAGTTGGCCGTCGACGCCATGCTGCTGCATGTCGGCGCGGCCAAAGCTGTCGCGGACCGGGCCGCCGCAAGTGCCGGATGGCGAGCCTTCCTTGTCAAACTCCTCGACAAGCTCACCGCGACCGGACTGACCTTCACTGTCACCCGTTCCCGCATGCTGATCACCGCCACAGTCATCAGCGGTGTCTTAGGTGCCGCAGCCCCGCTGGTGGCGGAACTGAAACAGATACACGACGGGAACCGCAAGGACCTCGATGTGCAGCCGATCGTCACCTACGGCGTCGCCGGTGCCGCAGGAGGCGCCGGGGGCGCGGGTTTGGCCATCGCCGTCGGACCGGCTGTCTCCCGCTTCGTCGCCAATCGCATCCACGCAGCGATCCCGGGCACCATCGTGACCACATTCCTGCTCGGTGGAGCAGGCGGCATCGGTGGCGCCGTCGCAGGAACAATGGCCGCCGCGGGTGTCGAGGCCGCATACACCGGCCACTTCGCCCTCCCGACACGTGACGAATTCCTCGCCGGGTTGGTCACCGGGTTCGTCGGTGGCGTCGTCGGTGGTAGCGCGTATGCGCTGCACGCCGGGAACCCGCACACACCGCCGCCGCCTCCCCTTGCCGCCCCGCGGCAGGGGGGCGGCCCGCCACCCGACCCGCACGGGCCTGCTCGAATCACCGCCGACCCGGAAAATCCCTCGCCGCCGCACCCTCCGCCGCCTCGGATCGACAGCCGCGAAGCTGACGGAGCTGGTGCACGGAACCACGGATCCGACCTCCGTACCTCGACGCCGGACGAACCACACCCGCCTGGCGCCCGCCGACCCGACACCACGACACCCGAACCCGCCCCGCGTGTGTCCCATCGCGACCCCAACGACGCCCATGTCCAACCCGGACTCAAAACTGTCGCCGACGACCCCACCGAACCACCCGCCTACAACGCCCCTCATCGCGCTCAACTGGCCGACTCCCCCTCAGGGGCGCCGCCCCAGCGCCCACTTGCGGCCGCTGACGTCACACCGCTCGGACCAGTCCGACCGGAATCACCGAGCCATTCGCGCGAACCTGCCGTCATACCCGGGGTGGTCGGACCAGCTGTGCACCCGCCACTGCCGACATCGATCCCCAGTCACACTCCGCCAGACGCACCAAAAGTGAACCACGACAGTGGCTCCCTCCCGCCCGCCTCCCGGCCAGATCGCATCAGCCATGTGGCATCGACTGACCAACGGCCACATGTGGGGCCGCCCGACCGCAGTCCAGCTGATCCGGGAGGAAATCACAGCAGCTCCGGCACAAGAGCGGAATCTGAACGGCCATCATTGCCTGGCCCGCGGCGCGATCACGGCGAGTTCGGCGATGATGCTGCCGGTGTTGCTCCGCATGAGCCCGTTGCCAATCCCGAGCAGCGTCAGGATGGGGTGCGCCTTCCCGATGCCAACGCAGACGCGGACGGCACGATTGTCCAGCCCGGTGACTCGGTCCTGCGGCCGCGGCCACGTGGCGACGAGTCGATCCCGCCACGCAAGCCCGCCGAGCGTGCCGAAGCCCCCATCCGAAAGGACCCATCCGACGCGTCTCCGCCAGTGCACTCACCCGACCAAGAGCCGAGCGGTAAGACCAAGACGCCGTGGACGAAGACCGAACCTGCCCCCAAGGAGTCGAGTGCTGCTTCGCGCACAGGTCCCAAGTCGCACGATGACCCATCCGACAGCCCGCCCGCCGCCGCGCGTGGCCGTGACACCGACCACACGCCACAGCGGGGAGATCCGAATCCACCTGCGCGCGATCCGGATACTGCGGGTTTGCGGCGTAGGTCGGGTTCGGAGGATCCGGACACTGCGGGTTTGCGGCGTAGGTCGGGTTCGGAGGATCCCGATACTGCGGGGTTGCGGCGTAAGCCGGGTCCGAGAGACGAGTCGGACGGCGAGGACGTCAGTGTCGGTGACCCGGAGCCCGATACCGTGCGCAAGCAGCGCAACGTGGGCGAGCCCGTCAAGATGTGGCTGGCGGGCGAGACATTGCTTACCGTGCCGCGCGGCACCGAAATACTGATCGGGGCCGCGGATCCGGCACTGGCGATCAAGCTCCGATCCCGAGGTGTCTCGGGTGGTCACGCCAGCATTGGGGTGGATCACGACGGGAGGACTTGGATTCGTGACAACGGCTTCGCGCAGGGAACCAGGGTCAACGGCCGTCCGATCGATCCTTATCAGAAAGTGACGGTGCGCCACCGCGACACGATAGAGCTTGGTTCCAATTTCGGGACTGTCGCACATTTCGAAATGCGACCGGTTGTCGACGGGATTGCGGCGTACGACAACACTCCTGCGGTGCAGGCGGCGCTCCACGACTTGGGGTTCGTGCCTCAGCGTATATACGACAAGGTCATGGCCCATCTGACGGAAGTGACCGGTGGTGGCATCATCATCGGTGACAGACTGATGACGCAGCTTCCTGGCATCGAGTTCACGAGGACAATGGGCACCTTCAAAGATGGCCGAAGTTGGGATGAGATGCTCGGTGTGCACTTTCCCGGATTGCGGAAGATCTTCGTGAACGCTGGTCCCCATACGTCGAGCAGTGTGATTCTCCACGAGTTCGGCCACGCTGTTGACGCCGCGTACGCTGGGGAAGGCCCTCCACTCAGTCATCGTGAGGAGTGGAAAGCCGTGCACGATGCTTTGCTGGCCGCCCTCCGCGGAAAGGATGGTTGGAACTCGTATTTCGACGCTCCAGAAGAAGCGTTCGCCGAGGCATTTCAGGCATGGCGCTACGGCGAGGAGGCGTTGCGGACATTTACAGTGAACCGCCCAGATCTGGCCGTACAAGTGAGAATTTACTTTGACAGCGCACTATGA
- a CDS encoding potassium-transporting ATPase subunit F, whose translation MIANLIGLILAVLVAVYMVAALLFPERF comes from the coding sequence GTGATCGCGAATCTGATCGGTCTGATCCTGGCCGTCCTCGTCGCGGTCTATATGGTTGCGGCTCTTCTTTTCCCCGAGAGGTTCTAG
- the kdpA gene encoding potassium-transporting ATPase subunit KdpA: protein MNTTTAGIAFLAALIIALALVHVPLGDYMFRVYNNKKHTRAERVIYKAIGVQPEVEQTWGVYARSVLAFSAVSVLFLFFFQLIQGKLPLHLNDPGTQMTPALAWNTAISFVTNTNWQNYSGESTQGHLVQMAGLAVQNFVSAAVGMAVAVALVRGFARRHTGDLGNFWVDLVRGTIRILLPIAFVFAIVLVAGGVIQNFHLHDQVAHTLNGTEQTITGGPVASQEVIKELGTNGGGFYNANSSHPFENPTTWTNWVEIFLILIISFSLPRTFGRMVGSKKQGYAIVAVMGTIALISTVLQNVFQLAHHGTVPTAVGAALEGVETRFGVADSATFASATTLTSTGAVDSFHDSYTSLGGMMTMFNMQLGEVAPGGTGSGLYGMLILAVITVFVAGLMVGRTPEYLGKKITPREIKLAASYFLISPLIVLVGTAVAMTMPGQRASMANTGPHGLSEVLYAFTSAANNNGSAFAGLSGNTEWYNTALGLAMVFGRFLPIIFVLALAGSLARQGTTPESIGTLPTHRPQFVGMVVGVTVILVALTFLPALALGPLAEGIH from the coding sequence GTGAACACGACCACAGCGGGGATAGCCTTTCTGGCGGCCCTGATCATCGCGCTCGCGTTAGTGCATGTACCGCTCGGCGACTACATGTTCCGGGTCTACAACAACAAGAAGCACACTCGCGCCGAACGCGTCATCTATAAGGCCATCGGCGTCCAGCCGGAGGTCGAACAAACCTGGGGTGTGTACGCGCGCAGTGTGCTGGCGTTCTCCGCAGTCAGTGTGCTGTTCCTGTTCTTCTTCCAGCTGATCCAGGGCAAGCTGCCGCTACACCTGAACGATCCCGGCACCCAGATGACGCCGGCGCTGGCCTGGAACACCGCCATCAGCTTCGTGACGAACACGAACTGGCAGAATTACTCCGGCGAGTCGACCCAGGGACACCTGGTGCAGATGGCCGGTCTCGCGGTCCAGAACTTCGTCTCGGCCGCCGTTGGTATGGCCGTGGCGGTCGCGCTCGTCCGTGGGTTCGCGCGCAGGCACACCGGCGATCTCGGCAACTTCTGGGTGGACTTGGTGAGGGGTACCATCCGCATCCTGCTGCCGATCGCCTTCGTCTTCGCGATCGTGCTGGTCGCGGGTGGCGTAATCCAGAACTTCCACCTGCACGATCAGGTCGCGCACACACTCAACGGCACCGAGCAGACCATCACCGGCGGCCCGGTGGCCAGCCAAGAGGTCATCAAGGAGCTCGGCACCAACGGTGGCGGCTTCTACAACGCCAACTCTTCGCACCCGTTCGAGAACCCGACCACCTGGACGAACTGGGTGGAGATCTTCCTGATCCTGATCATCAGCTTCTCGCTGCCGCGCACCTTCGGCCGGATGGTGGGCAGCAAGAAGCAGGGCTATGCCATCGTGGCAGTGATGGGCACCATCGCGCTGATCAGCACGGTGCTGCAAAACGTCTTTCAACTGGCACACCACGGCACCGTGCCGACCGCGGTCGGCGCAGCGCTGGAGGGCGTCGAAACCCGTTTCGGCGTGGCCGATTCCGCGACCTTCGCGTCCGCGACGACGCTGACCTCCACCGGAGCCGTCGACTCGTTCCACGACTCCTACACCAGCCTCGGCGGCATGATGACCATGTTCAACATGCAGCTGGGTGAGGTCGCGCCCGGTGGTACCGGCTCCGGTCTCTACGGCATGCTCATCCTCGCGGTCATCACCGTCTTCGTCGCGGGCCTGATGGTCGGTCGCACACCGGAGTACCTCGGCAAGAAGATCACGCCGCGCGAAATCAAGCTCGCCGCTTCGTATTTCCTGATCAGCCCGCTGATCGTGCTGGTAGGGACCGCGGTGGCGATGACAATGCCCGGTCAGCGAGCCAGTATGGCCAACACCGGGCCACACGGGCTTTCAGAGGTGCTGTACGCATTCACCTCGGCGGCCAACAACAACGGTTCGGCGTTCGCCGGTCTGAGCGGCAACACCGAGTGGTACAACACCGCACTCGGCCTCGCGATGGTGTTCGGCCGGTTCCTGCCGATCATCTTCGTCCTCGCGCTCGCCGGTTCGCTGGCCAGGCAGGGCACCACCCCCGAGTCGATCGGCACACTCCCGACACACCGGCCGCAGTTCGTCGGCATGGTCGTCGGCGTGACCGTGATCCTGGTCGCGCTGACCTTCCTGCCCGCACTCGCACTCGGGCCGCTCGCTGAAGGAATCCACTGA
- the kdpB gene encoding potassium-transporting ATPase subunit KdpB, with translation MLLTSLPDAARKLDPRTMWKNPVMFIVEIGAVWSTVLAIADPTFFAWAIVVWLWLTVIFANLAEAVAEGRGKAQADTLRKAKTDTIARRLVDWSPGGRVVEEKVGAPELQRGDYVVVEAGQIIPGDGDVVEGIASVDESAITGESAPVIRESGGDRSAVTGGTTVLSDRIVVKITQEPGASFIDKMIALVEGASRQKTPNEIALNILLASLTIIFVFAVVTLQPLAIFAKANNPGVPDTSALDVHGITGIVMVSLLVCLIPTTIGALLSAIGIAGMDRLVQRNVLAMSGRAVEAAGDVNTLLLDKTGTITLGNRQASEFVPVPGIPDDELADAAQLSSLADETPEGRSIVVYAKQAFNKRERTPGELTGATWVEFTAQTRMSGVNLSDGHQLRKGAASAVVEWVRAQGGEIPHEIGVIVDGVSASGGTPLVVGAATDGKARLLGVIHLKDVVKQGMRERFDEMRRMGIRTVMITGDNPLTAKAIADEAGVDDFLAEATPEDKLALIKKEQDGGRLVAMTGDGTNDAPALAQADVGVAMNTGTSAAKEAGNMVDLDSDPTKLIEIVEIGKQLLITRGALTTFSIANDIAKYFAILPALFIALFPGLDALNIMRLASPQSAILSAVIFNALVIIALIPLALRGVNYTPTNASKLLSRNLTIYGLGGIVAPFIGIKLIDLVVQLLPGMS, from the coding sequence ATGCTGCTGACGTCCCTGCCGGACGCGGCACGCAAGCTCGACCCACGCACGATGTGGAAGAACCCGGTGATGTTCATCGTCGAGATCGGCGCCGTCTGGTCGACCGTTCTCGCGATCGCCGACCCTACTTTCTTCGCCTGGGCGATCGTGGTGTGGCTGTGGCTCACCGTAATCTTCGCCAACCTCGCCGAAGCGGTGGCCGAGGGTCGCGGCAAGGCGCAGGCCGACACGCTGCGCAAAGCGAAGACCGACACCATTGCTCGACGCCTTGTCGACTGGTCGCCCGGCGGCCGCGTGGTCGAGGAGAAAGTCGGCGCACCCGAGCTGCAGCGCGGCGACTACGTAGTCGTCGAGGCGGGCCAGATCATCCCCGGCGACGGTGACGTCGTGGAAGGCATTGCGTCGGTGGACGAGTCGGCCATCACCGGTGAATCCGCCCCGGTCATCCGGGAATCCGGCGGCGACCGCTCGGCGGTGACCGGTGGCACCACGGTGCTGTCGGACCGGATCGTCGTGAAGATCACCCAGGAGCCCGGCGCGAGCTTCATCGACAAGATGATCGCCCTCGTCGAGGGCGCCAGCCGGCAGAAGACACCGAACGAAATCGCGCTGAACATCCTGCTTGCCTCGCTCACGATCATCTTCGTGTTCGCGGTGGTCACCCTGCAGCCGCTGGCGATCTTCGCCAAGGCGAACAACCCGGGCGTGCCGGATACCTCGGCACTGGACGTGCACGGCATCACCGGAATCGTCATGGTCTCGCTGCTGGTCTGCCTCATCCCGACCACCATCGGCGCACTGCTGTCGGCCATCGGCATCGCGGGCATGGACCGGCTGGTCCAGCGCAATGTGCTGGCCATGTCGGGCCGCGCGGTAGAGGCCGCGGGCGACGTCAACACGCTGCTGCTGGACAAGACCGGCACCATCACCCTCGGCAACCGGCAGGCCTCGGAGTTCGTTCCGGTGCCCGGCATTCCGGACGACGAATTGGCCGATGCCGCCCAGCTTTCCAGCCTCGCCGACGAGACCCCCGAGGGTCGTTCCATCGTCGTCTACGCCAAGCAGGCATTCAACAAACGCGAGCGCACCCCCGGTGAGCTGACCGGCGCGACCTGGGTGGAGTTCACCGCGCAGACCCGCATGTCGGGCGTGAACCTGTCCGATGGGCACCAGCTACGCAAGGGCGCGGCCAGCGCCGTCGTCGAATGGGTTCGCGCGCAAGGCGGGGAGATACCCCACGAGATCGGCGTGATCGTCGACGGCGTCTCCGCCTCCGGTGGCACGCCGCTGGTCGTCGGTGCGGCCACCGACGGCAAGGCCCGCCTGCTCGGCGTCATCCATCTCAAGGATGTCGTCAAGCAGGGCATGCGCGAGCGGTTCGACGAGATGCGCAGGATGGGCATTCGCACCGTGATGATCACCGGTGACAACCCGTTGACCGCCAAGGCGATTGCCGACGAAGCGGGTGTGGACGACTTCCTCGCGGAGGCCACGCCGGAGGACAAGCTGGCGCTGATCAAGAAGGAGCAGGACGGCGGCAGGCTGGTCGCGATGACCGGTGACGGCACCAACGATGCGCCGGCACTGGCGCAGGCCGACGTGGGCGTCGCCATGAACACCGGCACATCGGCGGCCAAAGAGGCCGGAAATATGGTCGATCTGGATTCGGATCCGACCAAGCTCATCGAGATCGTGGAGATCGGCAAGCAGCTGCTGATTACCCGCGGTGCGCTGACCACCTTTTCGATCGCCAACGACATCGCCAAGTACTTCGCGATTTTGCCCGCGCTGTTCATCGCGCTGTTCCCCGGCCTCGACGCCCTCAACATTATGCGGTTGGCCAGCCCCCAGTCGGCGATTCTGTCGGCGGTCATCTTCAACGCGCTGGTCATCATCGCGCTGATCCCGTTGGCGCTGCGCGGCGTGAACTACACGCCGACCAATGCCTCGAAACTGTTGAGCCGCAACCTGACCATCTACGGCCTCGGCGGCATCGTCGCGCCGTTTATCGGGATCAAGCTCATCGACCTCGTCGTCCAACTCCTCCCCGGGATGTCCTGA